A region of the Dehalococcoidales bacterium genome:
TGTCCGCTGATCTTGGCTACGCCATATGCCCCTGTAGCCTTGCTGGTGGCAATTATCTTGTCGTCTTTGAGCAAAGAAACCGTCAGGCTGCCGCTGGCATCCGTATCCTTCTGAATGATCACCGAAACGGCTACCCCCTCGTAGTACATCTCCTGGGGAGCCCAACCATCCAGACTCTGCGATTCGGTACTACCATTGGCCTTCGTTACCAGGACCTGTCCGATGAACTGCATTCTTTCCGGCCCCGTGATTTCGACCTTGAACCACTTGTTGCTACAACCATTACAGCCAGGTAGAAGGAGTAGCAAGGCAACAACCAGGACGACACGTAACACCTTCATCATCCTCACCTCCCCAATCATTATATACCCAAAAAGAAGAAGAATGCGGGCAGCCGTTTGGCTGCCCGCGCAGGGAGGAGGGATGGGGAAGCTTCGTCCGAGGGAGGAACCCGAACGAAGAGTTTATCGGAGGGCTTCTCGAATGTTCTTGGTACTCGAGTAGCCGCCGATTGCCGTCAAACCATAGATAAGGCCCCAGATGACTGCGGTTATAACGTCAATCTCTCGCGATAGAAGAAACCAGCCGAGAGAGAACGCCAGTCCAAATCCTAGGGCCACCAGCGGAGAGAACTTGTGATTGAATCGGGGAATGTTCTTCACGACTTCTATCAACATGACAATGAAGGGGACTACAGCAACCCCAAATAGTTGATCGGGAATACCAGACATGCTTAACATACTCCTTTCTTATCCTCCGTTTACCAGTTTCAGTAGCCAGTCAGCCCCAACTCCCCCAAGAAGACCGGCAATCATGACCAGAAGAAGAGCGGCGAGCACCAGGGCCTTACTCAAATTGAGTGTGACGCGCCCATTCTCATTGACGGCAGAGAGTGAGGGCTTGAAATTACTGAACACCCGCCCCTCAAGTTTTGTCAGACGATGCTCAGTCGTAATCTGGAAGTCCTTGACCTCTTTGCTTAAGCCGTCCACCTTAGAGTGCAGACCATTGATGCCGTTCTCAATTCGTTCGAGTCGGTTGCCATCCATATTGGAACCCCCTGTCTTGGCTCAGGAAGGCTAAGATACCTTGGCAAGCGTGAAGGCTTTGATGTTGCAGGTAGCGTCCATGCGGCCCAATTGCGTGGCATAGAAGCTGATGGTGTTGGTCTGCCCGATAGTCAGGTAGTTTTTGATGTCTATGTCAAGTTGGTCCGAATTCCAGGGACCACCTAAAGCGGCGGTGCGGTCAATATCGTTGATCTTGATGCTTACATTACCCGGCAGGCTAAGTTCGTTAATCGTGGCAGTAATGCCATGGGTGTGGTTGCTGACGGTATGCGTGTGATCGCTGACCGTATGGCTGTGATCGCTGACCGTATGGCTGTGATCGCTGACGGTATGGCTGTGGTCCCATGTCCAACCAGTGGCGGTCGGGGCCTTTGAGTAAGTATGCGTGTGGCCCTCAGATGATAATGTCTCCCAATTGACCAGTGCGATGTTATGCATATGCTGGCCTCCATCGCTGGTCGTCTGGCCCCCGCCATCGGAGGTTGAGGTGCCGCCACCATCGGAGGTTGTCTGCCCCCCGCCCGAAGAGGTTGTCTGGCCCCCGCCGCTAGCCGTGACCGCGCTAAAGGCCCTGAACTTCGCCAGCCAGAAAGAGAGCTTGGCATAACCCATCTGTTTCACATCAGCAGGGATATAGACCCGGAGAATATAGGGAATTGTTGGACTGAAGTTATCACCGGTGCCTATATAAGGTAGATAGGCCGTCGAACCCTGCTGAAACGATGCCTCGATTGCAACCCGATCCGCAGTCTGTATTATCTTCTGAAAAACGTCGGGCCGGGCTTCGCCTACGTCAATCGTGAACCGGTTTGTCTCACAGTCCAGCCTGAACTCCACAATGCGTTTCTGGTCTCGGTTAACGCCTAGCTTGGGATAGCTGATGTAAACGATGTCCCCTACATCGAACGTAAGGTCTTGCCAGTCTATCACTTCAACCCGATAGGTAATCCGAGGGTTCTTTAGAATGGCAATCAGTTCGTTCTTCCGAGCCGTCAGAACGTCGTCATGCTCGATTTCCCGTTCCGTGATCGTCCCTTGACGCCTGCCGTAGGCAGTAATGCTTTCGGTATCTTCGACAGTCCCGTTTAGCTGCCAATAGCCTTCACCGTATCCCAGTAGAAGGAGGTCGTTGATAATCGAGTCATAGTCAATTTCATGTTCTAGCACATTGGAATTCAAACCGTGACGAAATTCTACTTCCAAGCCACTACCCTTGGCGCTGTAAGTGTTTAGACAGAGATCGTCGGGGTCCACTTCCCAATCTTGTCCTACCTGGGCAGCGTAAGTAGCGATACACCACAGAAGGCTTTCACCGTTAGCCCTAAATCCCGGGTTGACGGCAGAGGCAAGTGTATCTGCTGAAACCGTCGTACCCTGTAGGAAATCGCTGAACACGTCTGCCGTATCATTGTAATCTTCATATTCCCAGTATCTGTTGCGAGCCGCTCGGTAATAGCTCAATAGCCAGGCTATTCCCTTGCCCGTCCACTTTTCCCACTGGCCGTCTCGCTGCCGTTTTCCAAGAATACCAGCGAAGATCGGCGTGGAAGAACTCTTCTTGAAGAACTTGACGATATTCCCGCCTACGAGGTGATCACTCTTGGAATCGCTATGCGGAATCTGAAACGAGAACTCGCCAGTGCCGTTAAGTTTCTTGGTGAAATTCTTCTCGGTGGCTTGTTCGAGCCGCGCCAGAAGCTTGTTGTCGGTGTCATAGACTTGGATGTAATACCCAACCGGCTTGGGCCGGCGCACCGCATGGCGTGGAGGCATCGGGGGACCATTGATATGGAGGGGGCGTTCGCTTGTGGCATCCTCGTGTGCCCTGGCCTTCGCAACGCGCTCGACTAGCGCATCCTCGTGTGCCCTGGCCCTGGCAGCGCGTTCTGCCGTGGCTTCCTTGTGTGCCCTGGCCTTCGCAATACGCTCGACTAGCGCGTCCTCGTGCCCTCTTGCGGTAATGTCGCGCTCAACCGAAAGGCTCTCGTGCGCTCTAATATGTATCTCGCGTTCGTGGATTTCATCAAGCGGGCCCTTTAGACGAAACTCACGCTCAACAACAACAATTTGGGCGCGGCGAATGCCGTTCCAAGTTACCGCATTCCATTGAGCGCGATTACCGTACATACTCCCCCCTCCTCTCTAGGGTTCAGTCACGCCATGGTGTAATCTCGAGCCGGGATTCCCCATCAGATACCCAGAGCATATGCCTGAAGCCGCCGTGCAGATAGCCGAGGCCATGCTCTACCTTTCGATTGCCGCGCACGGGGAACAAGGCTTCACTGACCCGAGTGGGAACAAAGTATCGCTCCATATGAGCAGGCGCCTGGTGGGTTCGCCCGAAAGCGATCAGCCTAGTCCCGATGATCTTCAGGCCGTTTTCGTGAAGATACCCCTGCAATTGTCCCCACGGTCGGGGATGATCATCGTTACAGCCTGCATACTCCTGTCCATTACTCAGCAGACAAACCCAATGAGGTCTAGACATATTCATACTGCCACATCAGCCTGCCGGTCTTGATCCCGTTAGCAGTAGGTGTTAGCGACACCGAAGCATAAATCGTATGTGACGTTGCCGCCGCGGAATCCCCGAATTCAAGCGCATTCCCAAAGCCCCCACAATCCTGCCAGGTCGTATCCCCATATTTGATCCCCTTGCAGTTCACGCCCGAAGGCGGATTCGCCGGCGTGCTACCATCATCAAGGTAAAGCTTGCGCTCGTTGCATTCGAAGGCAATCCCATCGGATACGGTGATCTTGAACGTACTCTGTGCCTGCGTCGGCGAGTTGCCGGCCAGCGCCGTTGACGAGCCACCAGCGTTTACGTCCTTCGTCGCCCAGTGCGTGCTATCCACATAGGCCACATTGGGCAACAGGCCGCCGTCATCCGTTACGCCGTCCGAAGAGGTCTTGGTCTGGCTGTTGTACTCCCCGACTTTGATTGAACGGCCAAAGGTCGGCGTAGTGCCGAAATATCCCGAGAAGACAATGACATCATTAGCAGCAACAGTAGTTACATCATTGCCGCCCTTGATAGTGGTGGTGGGAGGCATACTGAATCACCCTTTTCCCTAATACCAGCGATCCCGGAAGCTAACTCGGATTGTGGGCGTACCGCTGGTATGATCGTAAAACAGGTCTCTGTGGGTAGCAGGGAAACTGGGGAAGTCTTCGCCGACAGTCGTGATTGCGCTCAATACGGAAGCACCGTTGAGCTTCACAGTCCTCCTGTCGCAATCAATGACTAAGGTTTCATCTCCGGCTATGGTCCCCGTATAAAGCAGGGAGGCATAATCATCGTCATAGTCGCCAGGCAGGCCCTCGAAGACCTCCTGAATCTCTGCCGGCGTCAGAGGCTGGCTATAACAACGAAAATCACAAACCTGCCCATCTGGAATAACAACCATGCTGCTATCGAGGTTCGGCGGCGTGTAGGCGGAGACTTCCTTGCGGAGAACGCCGTTGACGTATAGCTTTCGTTCTGGAATATTGGCATCCCAGGTGAGCGCGATGTGATACCAGGTTTCGTTCGCAAGGGCGTCTTCCCACTCTAGTTCTTCGGATTCATTGTAGAAGGACAGCTTGCGCCCTGCGGACAGTTTCAGAATGAAATCGGAAGCTAAAGCCAAAAGGCTTCGTGCTGTGGAGTTGTCGTTGTGTCGCCAGTTGAAACAGATTGTGCCCCTGTAGGCTTCAATGTTACCTGCCGTGGCCAGAGAGAGGGTTTCAGAACCAGTAGCGACAACGGCTCCTTGAGCATCACCCCAGCGGCCCTGGGCATAAGCCGCTGTGCCACTGTGTAACCATTCCTGGCTTCTGCTGGCCGCCAGATCACCCTCGAATTTGCTCTGCAACAGTGAATCCGCAGTAACGATTTTCGGGTTTGTGACCGACCCAGTTATTTTGATAAGCGGATAGACCGGTGCGTTACCGTTGACCCCTGTGGCGATCCTGCACCAGCCTGTGGGTTGCACAACGTTGATCGTCTCTGCATCCGCTTCACGAAACGGATGTGGGCACAAGAGGTACGCCGAGAACGGCGCACCGTAGGGGTCATCGGGTTGTTCGGGAATGATGAAGGATTTGCATTCTGCCCAATAATGTGTACCGGTATCCGTGACCAGCCTTTGGAGACCTTTTCGCCCGAAACAAGTCTTCAGGGTGTCCCGTGCGGTCTCGAAGGCGGCACGGTCTATGCCGTGAATTACGCCTTGAATGCGAAACGTCTTGGCCGCCACATCTGAATCATCCAGCACAACAGCACCGTGACGCCCCCGAATGTCAGCATGGTACAGACGCTTCTCATATGGTTCCTCAAAAAGGAGGGCATCGTAGGTAACACCGTCAAAGGTGATAGCACCGAAACGTATCATACTCTTGTCACCGCCACTCTGCCCAAAGAACGCGATTCGATGATGCGGAAGGAATCCTCCCACATACGATCCGTGTCGTAACCATCCGAGAGCTGGGCCTGCATCGTGAAATAGTTATTCACCGTGCTTGCGCTAGACGCCGGCGAGGAAACAGGAATACCCATTCGTTTGAACCAGTCTGCAATGTAGGCGGGCAGGGTCAGTTCGCCGGCATGGTGGTACTCGAGTTGGTCCGCAGATGTCCAGCCGCCCACGGCGCGGCCCGGAGGTGATATATCCCCTGGCAAGGTCCCTTGTTGG
Encoded here:
- a CDS encoding LamG domain-containing protein; its protein translation is MIRFGAITFDGVTYDALLFEEPYEKRLYHADIRGRHGAVVLDDSDVAAKTFRIQGVIHGIDRAAFETARDTLKTCFGRKGLQRLVTDTGTHYWAECKSFIIPEQPDDPYGAPFSAYLLCPHPFREADAETINVVQPTGWCRIATGVNGNAPVYPLIKITGSVTNPKIVTADSLLQSKFEGDLAASRSQEWLHSGTAAYAQGRWGDAQGAVVATGSETLSLATAGNIEAYRGTICFNWRHNDNSTARSLLALASDFILKLSAGRKLSFYNESEELEWEDALANETWYHIALTWDANIPERKLYVNGVLRKEVSAYTPPNLDSSMVVIPDGQVCDFRCYSQPLTPAEIQEVFEGLPGDYDDDYASLLYTGTIAGDETLVIDCDRRTVKLNGASVLSAITTVGEDFPSFPATHRDLFYDHTSGTPTIRVSFRDRWY
- a CDS encoding phage tail protein; the encoded protein is MYGNRAQWNAVTWNGIRRAQIVVVEREFRLKGPLDEIHEREIHIRAHESLSVERDITARGHEDALVERIAKARAHKEATAERAARARAHEDALVERVAKARAHEDATSERPLHINGPPMPPRHAVRRPKPVGYYIQVYDTDNKLLARLEQATEKNFTKKLNGTGEFSFQIPHSDSKSDHLVGGNIVKFFKKSSSTPIFAGILGKRQRDGQWEKWTGKGIAWLLSYYRAARNRYWEYEDYNDTADVFSDFLQGTTVSADTLASAVNPGFRANGESLLWCIATYAAQVGQDWEVDPDDLCLNTYSAKGSGLEVEFRHGLNSNVLEHEIDYDSIINDLLLLGYGEGYWQLNGTVEDTESITAYGRRQGTITEREIEHDDVLTARKNELIAILKNPRITYRVEVIDWQDLTFDVGDIVYISYPKLGVNRDQKRIVEFRLDCETNRFTIDVGEARPDVFQKIIQTADRVAIEASFQQGSTAYLPYIGTGDNFSPTIPYILRVYIPADVKQMGYAKLSFWLAKFRAFSAVTASGGGQTTSSGGGQTTSDGGGTSTSDGGGQTTSDGGQHMHNIALVNWETLSSEGHTHTYSKAPTATGWTWDHSHTVSDHSHTVSDHSHTVSDHTHTVSNHTHGITATINELSLPGNVSIKINDIDRTAALGGPWNSDQLDIDIKNYLTIGQTNTISFYATQLGRMDATCNIKAFTLAKVS